The Nitrospira sp. genome contains a region encoding:
- a CDS encoding MerR family transcriptional regulator, whose protein sequence is MKKVSDVPKKKLYKTNEVCEMFDISRATLFRWEREGLITGPPRDWRNWRLYTAENVEQIRHVMGGGRKEVA, encoded by the coding sequence GTGAAGAAAGTTAGCGATGTCCCCAAAAAGAAATTGTACAAGACCAACGAGGTCTGCGAGATGTTCGACATCTCGCGCGCGACGTTATTTCGCTGGGAGCGTGAAGGATTAATCACCGGACCGCCCCGCGACTGGCGAAATTGGCGTCTGTATACCGCCGAAAATGTCGAGCAAATCAGGCACGTGATGGGTGGTGGACGAAAAGAGGTCGCGTAG
- the rpsK gene encoding 30S ribosomal protein S11, which produces MSVKKGKKKERKIVQSGVAHVQASFNNTIVTITDMSGNTVVWASSGNQGFKGSRKSTPFAAQRAGEAAARKAMENGMRQVDVYVNGPGAGRESAIRSLQSAGLRINLIRDVTPIPHNGCRPPKRRRV; this is translated from the coding sequence ATGAGTGTGAAGAAGGGCAAAAAGAAAGAACGGAAGATTGTTCAGAGCGGAGTCGCTCACGTTCAAGCGTCGTTCAATAACACGATTGTGACTATTACGGATATGAGCGGGAACACCGTGGTGTGGGCCAGTTCTGGGAATCAAGGGTTTAAAGGCTCCCGTAAGAGCACACCGTTTGCGGCGCAGAGAGCGGGAGAGGCGGCGGCGAGAAAGGCCATGGAGAATGGTATGCGGCAGGTTGATGTGTATGTCAACGGGCCGGGGGCGGGCCGCGAGTCTGCCATTCGTTCGTTGCAAAGCGCTGGATTGCGCATCAATCTGATTCGAGACGTGACGCCAATCCCCCACAACGGATGCCGGCCTCCCAAGCGCCGACGTGTCTAG
- the rapZ gene encoding RNase adapter RapZ: MAALNLVVISGLSGSGKSHALKAFEDAGYFCVDNLPPALLPTFVELCYQKGGEIKNVALGIDIRERVFFGDLAKVLGELKAQGHALQLVFLEAREEVLVRRFSESRRPHPLLPHMPVVEGVRFERERLSELRKHADRVIDTSNITVHELRELLIRQFRQETAARRMTISLVTFGYKFGVPYDIDLLFDVRFIRNPFFVPELKALTGEDARVQQYVLGDPAAGQFLEHLQGLFGFLVPLYERDQRSYLSIGIGCTGGRHRSVTMAVHLREQFAALGYDVSVTHRDMQKP; this comes from the coding sequence ATGGCCGCGCTTAATCTCGTCGTGATCAGCGGCCTTTCCGGATCCGGAAAGAGCCATGCTTTGAAAGCCTTCGAGGACGCAGGATATTTCTGCGTCGACAATCTTCCTCCGGCACTCCTGCCGACCTTTGTCGAATTATGCTATCAGAAGGGCGGGGAGATTAAGAATGTCGCCCTGGGTATCGATATTCGCGAGCGAGTCTTTTTCGGGGATTTGGCGAAGGTCCTGGGCGAGCTAAAAGCGCAGGGCCACGCGTTGCAACTTGTGTTTCTGGAAGCCCGAGAGGAAGTGCTGGTTCGCCGATTTTCCGAGAGTCGCCGTCCGCATCCCTTGTTGCCGCACATGCCGGTCGTGGAAGGCGTGCGGTTCGAACGTGAGCGCCTCAGCGAACTACGGAAGCATGCCGACCGTGTGATCGACACCTCCAACATTACGGTGCACGAATTGCGCGAGTTGCTGATCCGGCAGTTCCGCCAGGAAACGGCCGCTCGCCGCATGACCATCTCGCTGGTCACATTCGGGTACAAGTTCGGCGTGCCCTATGACATTGACCTGCTCTTCGACGTGCGTTTCATTCGCAATCCGTTCTTCGTGCCCGAGCTCAAAGCATTGACCGGGGAGGATGCCCGCGTGCAGCAGTATGTATTGGGAGATCCCGCGGCCGGTCAATTTCTCGAGCATCTGCAAGGCTTGTTCGGCTTTCTGGTCCCGCTCTATGAGCGGGATCAGCGCAGCTACCTCAGCATCGGCATCGGGTGTACCGGAGGGCGTCATCGGTCTGTGACCATGGCGGTGCATCTCCGGGAACAATTTGCCGCCCTCGGTTATGACGTGTCCGTCACCCACCGCGACATGCAAAAACCCTAG
- a CDS encoding pilus assembly protein PilP: protein MKRRIWWRGSMAVAAVLLASGGAVSSVEAKTLPHLRQVASMRPADSLKVMPLPEGPRSGPAVEAPAPRSEAAVSASGDSLSAEFSGTSYDPSGRRDPFLPMIQLGQQTEQDVTLPPLQRVGLTELSLIGVLWGNYGYTAMVQTPDGKGYSIRRGTRIGPNNGVVSSITERGIIVQERFTDVYGNKQEREYVKLLHPKEGTE, encoded by the coding sequence GTGAAGAGACGAATCTGGTGGCGCGGGTCGATGGCCGTAGCAGCGGTTCTGCTGGCCAGTGGAGGCGCGGTGTCGTCTGTCGAGGCGAAGACTCTGCCGCACTTGCGTCAAGTGGCGTCCATGCGGCCGGCCGATTCCTTGAAGGTCATGCCGTTGCCGGAGGGGCCGCGCTCCGGGCCGGCAGTTGAAGCTCCGGCCCCGCGTTCTGAAGCGGCGGTCTCAGCCTCGGGGGATTCATTATCGGCGGAATTTTCAGGAACCTCGTACGATCCGTCGGGTCGTCGGGATCCCTTTCTGCCCATGATCCAGCTGGGCCAGCAGACCGAGCAGGACGTGACTCTTCCCCCGCTGCAGCGTGTCGGCCTCACGGAGCTGAGTTTGATCGGGGTGCTCTGGGGCAATTACGGATACACGGCCATGGTTCAGACGCCGGACGGCAAGGGGTACAGCATCCGCCGCGGGACACGAATCGGGCCCAACAATGGTGTGGTCAGTTCAATCACCGAACGAGGCATCATCGTTCAAGAGCGGTTCACGGACGTGTACGGGAATAAACAGGAGCGGGAATACGTCAAGCTCCTGCACCCGAAAGAGGGTACAGAATGA
- the pilM gene encoding type IV pilus assembly protein PilM, producing MLASLKNLADMEFLSMFSPQRQLLGLDIGSSSIKLVQIKEHRGRYTLQKFAVKELEPEVIVDGTVMDEGRVVSAIKELLAEQNVKLKQVAISISGHAVIVKKISLPPMPDEELDAQVKLSAEQYIPFDINEVNLDFHVLPPSENPDEQSEMSIVLVAAKKDKINELTELVKAAGLTPVVMDVDAFAVENMYGVTSPATQEDTTILVNIGASVMNVNIVGGGVSLFTRDIPLGGNRYSEAVQREMGVSFEEAEQLKKSDQDDDHTLASVMESVNAEVASEIARTIDYFKTTSSESEIARVLLFGGGAKVKGLAQQLRDRMHVEVEIANPFNEIDTSQCDVDPDQLTEMGPLAAVGVGLALRTVGDR from the coding sequence ATGCTGGCTTCATTGAAAAATCTGGCTGATATGGAATTTCTCTCGATGTTTTCCCCGCAGCGGCAGTTGCTGGGGCTCGACATCGGTTCGAGCAGCATCAAACTGGTACAGATCAAGGAACATCGGGGCCGGTATACGTTGCAGAAGTTTGCCGTCAAGGAATTGGAGCCTGAAGTGATCGTGGACGGCACGGTCATGGACGAAGGGCGTGTCGTGTCGGCCATCAAGGAATTGTTGGCCGAACAGAATGTCAAATTGAAGCAGGTCGCCATCTCCATCTCCGGCCATGCGGTCATTGTGAAGAAAATTTCCCTGCCGCCGATGCCCGATGAGGAGCTCGATGCACAGGTGAAACTGTCTGCCGAACAGTACATTCCCTTCGACATCAATGAAGTGAACCTGGACTTTCATGTCTTACCCCCGTCGGAGAATCCGGACGAACAGAGCGAAATGTCGATTGTGCTGGTCGCGGCAAAAAAGGACAAGATCAACGAATTGACCGAACTGGTGAAGGCGGCCGGACTGACTCCGGTCGTGATGGATGTCGACGCATTTGCGGTGGAGAACATGTATGGCGTGACCTCGCCCGCCACGCAGGAGGACACCACGATTCTGGTGAACATCGGGGCCAGCGTGATGAACGTGAATATCGTGGGAGGGGGCGTCTCTCTCTTTACTCGCGATATTCCTTTAGGAGGGAACCGGTATTCAGAGGCCGTGCAGCGGGAGATGGGCGTCTCGTTCGAAGAAGCGGAGCAACTCAAGAAAAGCGACCAAGACGACGATCATACACTAGCATCGGTCATGGAGAGTGTGAATGCGGAAGTGGCGTCGGAGATCGCCCGCACGATCGATTACTTCAAGACAACCTCTTCGGAGAGCGAAATTGCGCGGGTCTTGCTGTTCGGCGGGGGAGCCAAGGTCAAGGGGCTGGCTCAACAGCTTCGCGATCGCATGCATGTCGAGGTGGAAATCGCGAATCCCTTTAATGAGATCGACACTTCGCAGTGCGACGTCGATCCCGATCAGTTGACCGAAATGGGGCCACTTGCGGCGGTGGGGGTAGGCCTCGCGCTCCGGACGGTGGGGGACCGATGA
- the raiA gene encoding ribosome-associated translation inhibitor RaiA has protein sequence MRLMITGRHVAVTPALREYIETRMERLDRYGLKLGTLQILLSVEKFHHVAEVVGVVQSRRLQAKTSTEEMYASIDEVVDKLGAQLRKLKERKVNHKFGDQPRVRAVARKAPRAARNEVEVVRPILEALTVEEAVEALNSAKLAVLVFENALSGTVQVLQRLQNGRVSLIDPASNRARTAHGRA, from the coding sequence ATGCGTTTGATGATCACGGGGCGGCATGTGGCAGTCACTCCTGCTCTACGGGAGTATATCGAAACACGCATGGAGCGGCTGGACCGCTACGGGCTGAAGCTCGGGACCTTGCAGATTTTGCTCAGCGTGGAAAAGTTTCATCATGTGGCTGAAGTGGTGGGTGTCGTGCAGAGCCGGCGTTTGCAAGCGAAGACCTCAACCGAGGAAATGTATGCCTCGATCGATGAAGTCGTCGATAAACTCGGTGCCCAGTTGCGGAAATTGAAAGAGCGCAAGGTCAATCATAAATTCGGCGATCAACCACGTGTGCGGGCCGTCGCGCGAAAGGCGCCACGGGCTGCGCGTAACGAAGTCGAAGTGGTTCGGCCGATTCTCGAAGCATTGACGGTTGAAGAGGCTGTCGAGGCGCTCAATTCCGCGAAGCTCGCAGTGCTGGTCTTTGAGAATGCGCTGTCCGGGACGGTTCAGGTTCTCCAGCGCTTGCAGAATGGACGGGTGTCTCTGATCGATCCCGCGAGCAACCGTGCTCGCACTGCTCATGGCCGCGCTTAA
- the lptC gene encoding LPS export ABC transporter periplasmic protein LptC has protein sequence MWERWIRRGLLALSVVLATFLGYLLVTRSNPGSSSRSVAPVDTESADARIQDFTFTQTKGDLVQWKVQAEQARLFEKESRAILNNVQITMYGAQGKELTLSGDEGTLDTQTKNFQLSNRTTPIVVETQSGYIIQTNHLVWTDARHEIQTPDHVTINGHGLQVTGRGLLGKMDTEEFQVLDDVRVDVVPAS, from the coding sequence ATGTGGGAACGTTGGATTCGACGAGGTCTTCTAGCGCTGAGTGTGGTGCTTGCTACATTCCTTGGGTATTTGCTCGTCACACGCTCCAATCCTGGATCTTCGTCGCGTTCGGTCGCGCCGGTTGACACCGAATCGGCCGACGCCAGAATTCAAGACTTTACCTTCACCCAGACAAAAGGCGATCTTGTTCAGTGGAAAGTTCAAGCCGAACAGGCGCGCCTGTTTGAAAAGGAGAGCCGGGCCATACTGAACAATGTCCAAATTACCATGTATGGGGCTCAGGGAAAGGAACTGACCTTGTCAGGTGATGAGGGCACGCTTGATACACAGACCAAGAACTTTCAACTTTCCAACAGGACCACGCCGATTGTGGTTGAAACTCAAAGTGGCTATATCATTCAGACAAACCATCTTGTGTGGACTGATGCGCGGCATGAAATTCAAACTCCAGACCATGTCACGATTAACGGACATGGCTTGCAAGTCACCGGCAGGGGGTTGCTGGGGAAAATGGATACAGAAGAATTTCAGGTGTTGGACGACGTGCGCGTCGATGTGGTGCCTGCTTCTTAG
- the rpsD gene encoding 30S ribosomal protein S4 translates to MAKYSGPVCRLCRREGEKLFLKGSRCMTEKCAIERRSYPPGQHGQARQRTSDYSLQLREKQKLKRIYGLQECQFRGIFERAERQAGVTGDTLLRLLECRLDNVVYRLGFGASRKEARQLVNHGHLMINGRKVKAPGALVKAGDSVEVRQKSRELLPIQGALAAVDGRGIPEWLELDRAACKGTIRSLPTKEHIVLPVNEQMVVELYSR, encoded by the coding sequence GTGGCAAAATATAGTGGACCTGTCTGCCGCTTGTGTCGGAGAGAGGGCGAGAAGCTCTTCTTAAAAGGGTCTCGTTGCATGACCGAGAAGTGCGCGATTGAGCGCCGGAGTTATCCCCCTGGGCAGCATGGTCAGGCTCGTCAGCGGACATCGGATTACAGTCTGCAGTTGCGTGAAAAGCAGAAGCTCAAGAGGATTTACGGACTTCAGGAGTGCCAATTTCGTGGCATTTTTGAGCGGGCGGAACGGCAAGCCGGCGTCACTGGCGATACGTTGCTGCGGCTCTTGGAATGCCGCTTGGACAATGTGGTGTATCGGCTCGGCTTCGGAGCCTCTCGGAAAGAGGCTCGGCAGTTGGTCAATCACGGTCACCTGATGATCAACGGTCGCAAAGTGAAGGCGCCCGGTGCCCTTGTCAAAGCGGGGGATTCCGTGGAAGTCCGACAGAAGAGCCGTGAACTCCTCCCCATTCAAGGAGCACTGGCGGCCGTGGATGGCCGGGGCATTCCGGAGTGGCTTGAATTGGACCGAGCAGCCTGCAAGGGCACCATTCGTTCGTTGCCGACCAAGGAGCACATCGTGCTCCCGGTCAACGAACAGATGGTCGTGGAATTGTACTCGCGCTAA
- the rplQ gene encoding 50S ribosomal protein L17: MRHKKKGRQLGRQTKHRWALFRSLVTSLLEHERIETTEAKAKEVRGFTDRMITLGKEGGLPARRRALSFLRSKAVVAKLFSDVASRFRERPGGYTRIIRTRRRIGDAAEMVAIELVTRPEKPKAVPSTDVAVAEKKDTTEKASAQAES, encoded by the coding sequence GTGCGCCACAAAAAGAAGGGTCGACAGCTCGGACGTCAAACTAAACACCGATGGGCTCTGTTCCGGAGTCTAGTGACTTCGTTACTCGAACACGAGCGAATCGAAACGACGGAAGCCAAGGCCAAGGAAGTTCGCGGTTTTACCGATCGCATGATTACCCTTGGGAAAGAAGGGGGGCTTCCTGCCCGTCGCCGTGCTCTGAGCTTCTTGCGCAGCAAGGCCGTGGTGGCGAAGCTGTTCAGCGATGTCGCATCGCGCTTTCGTGAGCGCCCTGGAGGCTACACGCGTATCATCCGTACCCGTCGGCGGATTGGTGATGCCGCGGAGATGGTGGCCATTGAATTGGTGACCAGGCCGGAGAAGCCAAAGGCCGTACCATCGACGGACGTCGCGGTCGCTGAGAAGAAAGACACGACAGAAAAAGCTTCTGCCCAGGCAGAAAGCTAA
- a CDS encoding DNA-directed RNA polymerase subunit alpha, with the protein MIKAMKDFQIPMRVEVDKDTLSPTFGRFTTEAFERGFGTTVGNSLRRVLLSSLTGAAVTTVKIEGVLHEFSTIPGVTEDVTSIILNVKSLRLALQGDKPKTIRLKKKGPGEAKGSDITHDGDVTILTPDLHIATLDKDASLDLEMTIKHGRGFVPAERNKEEGLPIGVIAVDSIFSPIKRVNFHVENARVGRMTDYDKLTLEIWTDGTISPRDALSNAAGILREHLDIFINPEERSDAKPAAGSEDLSDEVNKNLYRSVNELELSVRAANCLKNANIKTIADLVQKTEAEMLKTKNFGKKSLNEIKEILTEMGLSLGMKVDALPSGDAGVRSE; encoded by the coding sequence ATGATTAAAGCGATGAAAGACTTTCAGATCCCCATGCGGGTGGAAGTCGACAAGGACACTCTTTCCCCGACATTCGGCAGATTTACGACCGAGGCATTTGAGCGAGGATTTGGCACCACGGTGGGGAACTCCCTGCGTCGAGTATTGCTGTCTTCTTTGACCGGGGCTGCGGTGACCACCGTCAAGATCGAAGGAGTGTTGCATGAATTCTCCACGATTCCTGGCGTGACAGAAGATGTCACATCCATTATTTTGAATGTGAAAAGTCTTCGGTTGGCGTTGCAGGGTGACAAGCCCAAGACCATCCGGCTCAAGAAAAAGGGGCCTGGCGAAGCCAAGGGCTCCGATATTACGCACGACGGCGATGTCACGATTCTCACTCCTGATCTGCACATTGCGACGCTGGACAAAGACGCCTCGCTGGATTTGGAAATGACGATCAAGCACGGCCGAGGGTTTGTGCCGGCTGAACGAAATAAGGAAGAAGGATTGCCCATCGGGGTGATCGCCGTGGACTCGATATTCTCCCCGATCAAGCGGGTGAATTTCCATGTCGAGAACGCACGTGTGGGTCGCATGACCGACTATGACAAGCTGACGCTAGAAATCTGGACGGACGGCACCATCTCTCCGCGTGACGCATTGTCCAACGCGGCAGGCATCCTCCGTGAACATCTGGATATCTTCATTAATCCTGAAGAGCGCTCCGATGCCAAACCGGCTGCGGGCAGTGAAGATTTGTCTGATGAAGTGAATAAGAATCTCTATCGCAGCGTAAATGAGTTGGAATTGTCCGTTCGGGCAGCCAATTGCCTGAAGAATGCCAATATCAAGACGATCGCCGACTTGGTGCAAAAAACAGAAGCAGAAATGTTGAAGACCAAGAATTTCGGGAAAAAGTCCCTCAACGAAATCAAGGAAATCCTGACCGAAATGGGACTGAGCCTTGGAATGAAAGTCGACGCCTTGCCGTCAGGCGATGCGGGCGTACGTTCAGAGTAA
- the rpoN gene encoding RNA polymerase factor sigma-54, giving the protein MKLRLDLRLSQKLIMTPQLQQAIKLLQLSRLELQQSLQQHLMENPLLDELATETEESEETATAEREQPDTSTTVSSEVRGEGDDKPAESGENAEEFSASSWEDYFDTDMRRGETEYSSSSKEEFPSYEQTVAKSTSLEDHLVWQLSLSGLSDREKAIGRLIIGNLDDDGYLRMSLEELVSGTDYSVEDAESVLKDVQGFDPNGVAARDLSECLLLQLKFLGRSQIGSLGSRPGVLKGTVLESIVLHHLKDLEKKQYNRIAKALNISMDDVFEATRIIEGLEPKPGRPFSNTQNYAIVPDVFVVKNEGVWEVLLNDDGLPRMRISPYYKQLMSSGQSGSAETKAYLDDKLRAAQWVIRSIEQRNKTIVKVVSSIVKFQEGFFERGIQHLKPLVLKQVAEDIGMHESTISRVTANKYMYCPQGMLELKFFFNAGLQRADQPTDMLSSLTVREMIRQMVAAEDARKPLKDEEIAARLRTQQVLIARRTVAKYRAEDNIPSATQRRKFF; this is encoded by the coding sequence ATGAAGCTGCGACTGGATCTCAGGCTCAGTCAAAAACTGATTATGACGCCGCAATTGCAGCAGGCGATCAAATTGCTGCAACTGTCTCGTTTGGAGCTTCAGCAAAGTCTGCAGCAGCATCTCATGGAAAATCCGTTGTTGGATGAATTGGCGACGGAAACGGAAGAAAGCGAGGAGACGGCGACGGCGGAGCGCGAACAGCCTGACACGTCGACCACCGTATCCAGTGAGGTGCGAGGAGAGGGGGACGATAAACCTGCCGAAAGCGGGGAAAACGCCGAGGAATTTTCGGCCTCCAGTTGGGAAGATTATTTCGATACGGACATGCGTCGCGGTGAAACCGAGTACAGCTCTTCCTCGAAGGAGGAGTTCCCCTCATACGAACAAACTGTGGCGAAGTCCACGTCGTTAGAAGATCACCTTGTTTGGCAGTTGTCGTTATCGGGCCTCTCGGATCGAGAAAAAGCGATCGGCCGCCTGATCATCGGAAATCTGGACGACGACGGGTATCTCCGGATGAGTTTGGAGGAGCTGGTCTCCGGCACGGACTATTCGGTGGAGGATGCTGAGTCGGTGCTGAAAGATGTTCAGGGATTCGATCCCAATGGCGTGGCGGCACGGGACCTATCCGAATGTCTGCTGCTTCAACTGAAATTTTTGGGCAGGAGCCAGATTGGCTCCTTAGGATCGCGCCCGGGAGTGCTGAAGGGGACGGTGCTGGAATCCATCGTGCTCCACCATCTGAAGGATCTGGAGAAGAAGCAGTACAACCGCATCGCGAAGGCGCTGAATATTTCGATGGACGACGTTTTCGAAGCGACCCGGATCATCGAAGGCTTGGAGCCAAAGCCCGGGCGCCCGTTCTCCAACACACAGAATTACGCGATCGTCCCGGATGTCTTTGTCGTCAAGAACGAAGGGGTGTGGGAAGTCTTGCTCAATGACGACGGCCTGCCGCGTATGCGGATCAGCCCGTATTACAAGCAGCTGATGTCGTCAGGGCAATCGGGGTCGGCTGAGACCAAGGCCTATCTCGACGACAAATTACGGGCGGCTCAGTGGGTGATTCGGAGTATCGAACAGCGCAACAAGACCATTGTGAAGGTCGTGTCGAGTATCGTGAAGTTTCAAGAAGGCTTTTTCGAGCGTGGAATCCAGCACTTGAAACCGTTGGTTCTCAAGCAAGTCGCTGAGGATATCGGGATGCACGAGTCGACGATCAGCCGGGTGACGGCCAATAAATATATGTATTGTCCGCAGGGGATGTTGGAGTTGAAATTTTTCTTTAACGCCGGACTTCAGCGCGCGGATCAGCCGACGGACATGCTGTCGTCCCTCACGGTGCGCGAAATGATCCGGCAAATGGTCGCGGCGGAAGACGCGCGCAAACCGCTCAAAGATGAAGAGATTGCTGCGCGGCTGCGGACGCAGCAAGTGCTGATCGCCCGTCGCACCGTCGCGAAGTATCGCGCGGAGGACAACATTCCCTCCGCCACCCAACGCAGGAAGTTTTTCTAA
- the pilO gene encoding type 4a pilus biogenesis protein PilO — MSLNAISLDGLRSIPTGQKVALLGLLVAAILVGFYFYVVDPKTMELEAVQGQVAQLDTEIQNLTLKVKHLDELVAASKQLEIELAAKKERLPPEEEAVMLLKQVSDLGMRLGLDVRLWKPGTQAEDPSKLFIRMPINVEVAGGYHTAAIFFDRISKLSRIVTVQDVRIGAARVDQGRVVTQTVFDLVAYAAPGEKKAAAPVPAAKPK; from the coding sequence ATGAGTCTGAATGCAATCAGCTTAGACGGCCTCCGCAGCATTCCGACAGGTCAGAAAGTTGCGCTGCTCGGACTGTTGGTGGCGGCGATTCTGGTAGGGTTCTATTTCTACGTGGTCGATCCTAAGACCATGGAGCTGGAAGCGGTTCAGGGTCAGGTCGCCCAGTTGGATACCGAGATTCAGAATCTGACCTTGAAGGTCAAACATCTGGATGAATTGGTGGCGGCGAGCAAGCAGCTGGAAATCGAATTGGCCGCGAAGAAGGAACGCCTCCCGCCGGAAGAAGAGGCGGTGATGCTGCTCAAGCAAGTGTCCGATCTTGGTATGCGACTGGGGTTGGATGTCCGTCTCTGGAAGCCGGGGACGCAAGCCGAGGATCCGTCGAAGCTCTTCATTCGGATGCCGATCAACGTGGAAGTGGCCGGCGGATACCATACAGCGGCCATCTTCTTCGATCGTATCAGTAAGCTGTCCCGGATCGTGACGGTTCAGGATGTGCGGATCGGTGCGGCTCGTGTCGATCAAGGACGAGTGGTCACGCAGACGGTGTTCGATCTGGTGGCCTATGCTGCCCCGGGAGAGAAGAAGGCTGCCGCGCCCGTTCCTGCGGCAAAGCCAAAGTGA
- a CDS encoding PilN domain-containing protein, whose product MIRINLLATGPRSRKAKPQWDVRAEALIGIGVLLVTLTGCWYYAASLDEEIQAKQSEKQVKDKQVAQLKEQVKAVQDFEEKKKQLEAKNRIIDQLEKSRTGPVKVLDHVSQSLNPLKVWLVRLNLKGNNVELEGRALTNDDVVEFVNNLRRTDQFGAIKLMESRAGLDNKMNTYQFKLDLSMKG is encoded by the coding sequence ATGATTAGAATCAACTTGCTCGCAACTGGACCCCGGTCCAGAAAAGCCAAACCGCAATGGGATGTACGTGCTGAGGCCTTGATCGGCATCGGGGTGTTACTGGTTACGTTGACGGGGTGTTGGTATTACGCCGCTTCGCTTGATGAGGAGATTCAGGCCAAGCAGAGCGAGAAGCAGGTGAAGGACAAGCAGGTCGCTCAGCTGAAAGAACAAGTTAAGGCTGTGCAGGACTTTGAAGAGAAGAAGAAGCAGCTTGAAGCGAAGAATCGCATCATCGACCAGCTCGAAAAAAGCCGGACAGGACCGGTCAAGGTGCTGGACCACGTCAGTCAGAGTCTGAATCCGCTGAAGGTCTGGCTCGTGCGGTTGAATCTCAAGGGCAACAACGTCGAGCTCGAAGGTCGCGCGCTGACGAATGATGATGTGGTGGAGTTCGTGAACAATCTGCGACGGACCGATCAATTCGGTGCCATCAAGCTGATGGAGAGCCGGGCAGGACTGGACAACAAGATGAACACCTATCAATTCAAACTCGACCTGTCGATGAAAGGCTAA
- the lptB gene encoding LPS export ABC transporter ATP-binding protein, translating into MPDRLAANGLVKSFRGRKVVKGVSLDVQAGEVVGLLGPNGAGKTTIFDMMVGLCQPDEGTIALSGQEITDLPMYKRARKGIGYLPQESSVFRRLSVEHNILAILEMLGYSRSERMERVETLLKELDLVHIRTSKAYALSGGERRRLEITRALATSPSFMLLDEPFAGIDPIAVADIQQIIIRLKQRNIGVLITDHNVRETLSITDRAYIINEGTILEAGPPGVIEKSEMARAVYLGEGFRL; encoded by the coding sequence GTGCCGGATCGCCTGGCCGCCAACGGCCTGGTGAAGAGTTTTCGCGGACGAAAAGTGGTCAAGGGTGTATCGCTCGATGTGCAGGCCGGCGAAGTCGTCGGTCTTCTCGGGCCGAACGGCGCAGGGAAAACGACGATCTTCGATATGATGGTGGGACTGTGTCAGCCGGATGAAGGCACGATTGCCTTAAGCGGCCAGGAAATAACCGATTTGCCCATGTATAAGCGGGCTCGGAAGGGCATCGGGTATTTGCCGCAGGAATCGTCTGTGTTTCGCCGGCTGTCAGTGGAACACAATATCCTTGCGATTCTGGAGATGCTGGGCTATTCGAGAAGTGAGCGCATGGAGCGGGTCGAGACATTGCTCAAGGAACTGGATCTGGTGCATATTCGCACAAGTAAGGCCTATGCCTTGTCAGGTGGAGAGCGTCGACGGCTGGAGATCACGCGAGCATTAGCGACCAGCCCCTCATTCATGCTGCTGGATGAGCCTTTTGCCGGTATCGATCCCATTGCGGTGGCCGATATCCAGCAAATCATTATCCGGTTGAAGCAACGGAACATCGGCGTGTTGATTACGGATCACAATGTCCGGGAGACGTTGTCGATTACCGATCGAGCCTACATCATCAATGAAGGCACGATCCTGGAAGCGGGCCCACCCGGGGTAATCGAGAAAAGTGAAATGGCTAGGGCCGTATATTTGGGCGAAGGATTCCGCCTGTAG